The following are from one region of the Streptococcus sp. 1643 genome:
- the srtB gene encoding class B sortase, LPKTxAVK-specific gives MSKRSKKTKASIWKIILSVLTVALVSIGGYFVFNSFTTPKGTTNESEVTQEASKSAYVVSAEEKEYLSNRFKGLTATNSETIAYVYAPGTQLDEPVVQTKDNETYLNKTFEGEQVPYLGAVFMDADNKKDFSDHLTWLFGHARGSKVGDHRMFNDVNYYSRQEYFNEHPYVVVETPERKYYYEAVAMIIVPEETAFYRTSFEDDKDFEKQLTTIYDTAEVKKPNVKVSATDKYLVLSTCREEDETIRANLYLRQIPDSEMDEFVKQHGDQLAYKATR, from the coding sequence ATGAGTAAACGTTCTAAAAAAACCAAAGCATCCATTTGGAAAATTATTCTCTCCGTGCTTACAGTAGCGCTTGTTTCAATAGGTGGTTATTTTGTATTTAATAGTTTTACAACTCCAAAGGGAACAACTAACGAATCAGAAGTTACTCAGGAAGCATCGAAATCGGCCTATGTTGTTAGTGCAGAAGAAAAAGAATATCTTTCAAATAGATTTAAGGGCTTAACTGCAACTAATTCTGAAACAATTGCTTATGTTTATGCTCCTGGTACACAGTTAGACGAGCCTGTTGTTCAAACAAAGGACAATGAGACTTATCTAAATAAGACCTTTGAAGGTGAACAGGTGCCTTATTTGGGTGCGGTATTCATGGATGCTGATAATAAGAAAGATTTTAGTGATCATTTAACTTGGTTATTTGGTCATGCTAGAGGTAGTAAAGTTGGTGATCATCGTATGTTTAATGATGTGAACTACTATAGTCGTCAAGAATATTTTAATGAGCACCCTTATGTTGTTGTTGAAACACCTGAGAGGAAGTATTACTACGAAGCTGTTGCGATGATTATTGTACCAGAAGAAACAGCCTTCTATCGTACTAGTTTTGAAGATGATAAAGATTTTGAAAAACAGTTAACTACTATTTATGATACAGCAGAGGTTAAGAAACCAAATGTAAAAGTATCTGCTACAGATAAGTATCTTGTCCTTTCAACTTGTCGTGAAGAGGATGAAACTATTCGTGCAAATCTCTATCTTCGCCAAATTCCTGATTCAGAGATGGATGAGTTTGTGAAGCAACATGGTGATCAACTTGCATACAAAGCAACTAGATAG
- a CDS encoding dUTP diphosphatase — MNIRGFELVSSFTDENLLPKRETAHAAGYDLKVAERTVIAPGEIVLVPTGVKAYMQPTEVLYLYDRSSNPRKKGLVLINSVGVIDGDYYGNPGNEGHIFAQMKNITDQEVVLEVGERVVQAVFAPFLIADGDEADGVRTGGFGSTGH, encoded by the coding sequence ATGAACATTCGTGGTTTTGAATTGGTTTCGAGTTTTACAGATGAAAATTTGTTACCTAAGCGTGAGACAGCCCATGCAGCTGGTTATGATTTAAAGGTTGCAGAACGTACGGTGATTGCGCCAGGAGAGATTGTCTTGGTTCCGACAGGTGTTAAGGCCTACATGCAGCCGACAGAAGTGCTCTATCTTTATGACCGTTCATCAAATCCTCGTAAGAAGGGCTTAGTCTTGATTAACTCGGTTGGGGTCATTGATGGGGATTATTATGGAAATCCTGGGAATGAAGGGCATATTTTTGCGCAGATGAAGAATATCACAGACCAAGAGGTTGTTCTTGAAGTTGGGGAACGTGTGGTTCAGGCTGTCTTTGCACCATTTTTGATTGCAGATGGGGATGAGGCAGATGGCGTGCGAACTGGTGGATTTGGATCGACAGGGCATTAA
- the radA gene encoding DNA repair protein RadA: MCQNCEYNSPKYLGRCPNCGSWSSFVEEVEVAEVKNARVSLTGEKTKPMKLAEVTSINVNRTKTEMEEFNRVLGGGVVPGSLVLIGGDPGIGKSTLLLQVSTQLSQVGTVLYVSGEESAQQIKLRAERLGDIDSEFYLYAETNMQSVRAEVERIQPDFLIVDSIQTIMSPEISGVQGSVSQVREVTAELMQLAKTNNIAIFIVGHVTKEGTLAGPRMLEHMVDTVLYFEGERHHTFRILRAVKNRFGSTNEIGIFEMQSGGLVEVLNPSQVFLEERLDGATGSSIVVTMEGTRPILAEVQALVTPTMFGNAKRTTTGLDFNRASLIMAVLEKRAGLLLQNQDAYLKSAGGVKLDEPAIDLAVAVAIASSYKDKPTNPQECFVGELGLTGEIRRVNRIEQRINEAAKLGFTKIYVPKNSLTGITPPKEIEVIGVTTIQEVLKKVFA, translated from the coding sequence GTGTGTCAAAATTGTGAATATAATTCACCTAAGTATCTAGGGCGTTGTCCTAACTGTGGGTCTTGGTCTTCTTTTGTAGAAGAGGTTGAGGTTGCCGAGGTCAAGAATGCACGAGTGTCCTTGACAGGTGAAAAAACCAAGCCTATGAAACTGGCTGAGGTGACTTCCATCAATGTCAATCGAACCAAGACAGAGATGGAGGAATTCAACCGTGTGCTTGGTGGAGGTGTGGTACCGGGGAGTCTCGTTCTTATCGGTGGAGATCCAGGAATCGGGAAATCAACCCTTCTCCTACAAGTTTCAACGCAGCTGTCTCAAGTGGGTACGGTTCTCTATGTCAGTGGGGAGGAGTCTGCCCAGCAGATTAAGTTACGGGCAGAGCGCTTGGGAGATATTGATAGTGAGTTTTATCTCTATGCAGAGACCAATATGCAGAGTGTTCGCGCAGAAGTAGAAAGAATTCAGCCAGACTTCCTCATTGTTGACTCTATCCAGACGATTATGTCTCCTGAGATTTCAGGGGTGCAAGGGTCTGTGTCTCAGGTGCGTGAGGTGACCGCTGAGCTTATGCAGCTGGCTAAGACCAATAACATTGCCATCTTTATCGTAGGGCATGTGACCAAGGAAGGGACCTTGGCTGGTCCGCGTATGCTGGAGCATATGGTAGATACAGTGCTTTACTTTGAAGGGGAACGTCACCATACCTTTCGTATCTTGAGAGCAGTCAAAAACCGTTTTGGTTCCACTAATGAGATTGGCATATTTGAGATGCAGTCGGGCGGATTGGTTGAGGTGCTCAATCCGAGTCAAGTTTTCCTAGAGGAGCGTTTGGATGGGGCTACTGGCTCGTCAATCGTTGTGACCATGGAAGGGACCCGTCCGATTTTGGCGGAGGTTCAGGCTTTGGTAACACCAACCATGTTTGGAAATGCTAAACGCACGACGACAGGACTTGATTTCAATCGTGCAAGTCTGATTATGGCTGTTTTGGAAAAACGAGCAGGGCTTCTCTTGCAAAATCAGGATGCCTATCTCAAATCTGCTGGTGGCGTGAAATTGGATGAGCCTGCCATTGACTTAGCCGTTGCAGTGGCTATTGCCTCTAGTTACAAGGACAAGCCAACCAATCCTCAGGAATGTTTTGTGGGAGAATTGGGCTTGACTGGAGAGATTCGGCGCGTGAATCGTATCGAACAACGCATCAATGAAGCGGCAAAATTAGGCTTTACCAAGATTTATGTACCCAAGAATTCCTTGACAGGAATCACTCCACCCAAGGAAATTGAAGTCATTGGTGTGACAACGATTCAAGAAGTTTTGAAAAAGGTCTTTGCATAA
- a CDS encoding carbonic anhydrase, with product MSYFEQFMQANQAYVALHGQLNLPLKPKTRVAIVTCMDSRLHVAQALGLALGDAHILRNAGGRVTEDMIRSLVISQQQMGTREIVVLHHTDCGAQTFQNESFHEHLKHELGVDVSDQDFLPFQDVEESVREDMQLLRESPLIPDDVVISGAVYDVDTGSMREVY from the coding sequence GTGTCGTATTTTGAACAGTTTATGCAAGCCAATCAGGCTTATGTTGCTCTACATGGGCAGTTAAATCTGCCACTTAAACCCAAAACCAGAGTAGCTATCGTGACCTGTATGGACTCACGTCTACACGTTGCGCAAGCTCTAGGTTTGGCCCTTGGGGATGCCCATATCTTGCGGAATGCGGGTGGTCGAGTAACTGAGGACATGATTCGTTCACTGGTGATTTCCCAGCAACAAATGGGGACAAGAGAAATTGTGGTGCTTCACCATACAGACTGTGGAGCTCAAACCTTTCAAAATGAAAGTTTTCATGAACATTTGAAACACGAGCTCGGAGTCGATGTGTCTGATCAAGACTTTTTACCATTTCAGGATGTTGAAGAGAGCGTGAGAGAGGATATGCAATTGCTTCGAGAATCTCCACTGATTCCTGATGATGTGGTTATTTCAGGTGCTGTCTATGATGTGGATACAGGAAGTATGAGAGAAGTATACTAA
- the comW gene encoding sigma(X)-activator ComW, producing the protein MLQKFYDRAFVFLKLVEQEYASLGQSCSEWESLHLRFLLYYLIRFKIKSDRDFSLYHFRTAYRLYLDKLLQDGTTFIQ; encoded by the coding sequence ATGCTTCAGAAATTTTATGATCGAGCATTTGTCTTTTTGAAACTAGTTGAACAAGAATATGCCTCTTTAGGCCAGAGTTGTTCAGAGTGGGAATCACTTCATCTCCGTTTTTTACTATATTACTTAATCCGATTTAAAATTAAAAGTGATAGGGACTTTTCTCTATATCACTTTAGAACAGCTTATCGTCTATATCTAGATAAATTACTGCAAGATGGTACAACTTTCATCCAATAG
- a CDS encoding ribose-phosphate diphosphokinase, whose amino-acid sequence MSFSDLKLFALSSNRELAERVAQEIGIELGKSTVRQFSDGEIQVNIEESIRGKHVFILQSTSSPVNDNLLEILIMVDALKRASAESVNVVMPYYGYARQDRKARAREPITAKLVANMLEVAGVDRLLTIDLHAAQIQGFFDIPVDHLMGAPLIADYFERRGMVGSDYVVVSPDHGGVTRARKLAEFLKTPIAIIDKRRSVDKMNTSEVMNIIGKVEGKTCILIDDMIDTAGTICHAADALAEAGAVEVYASCTHPVLSGPAMDNIQKSAIKKLVVLDTIYLPEERLIDKIEQISIAHLLGDAIIRIHEKRPLSPLFCIEKKI is encoded by the coding sequence ATGTCTTTTTCTGATTTAAAGCTGTTTGCCCTTTCTTCTAATAGAGAATTGGCAGAGCGTGTGGCGCAAGAAATTGGGATAGAGTTGGGGAAATCGACTGTTCGCCAATTTTCAGATGGGGAGATTCAGGTTAACATTGAAGAATCAATCCGTGGAAAACACGTCTTTATCCTACAATCAACGAGTTCACCTGTAAATGATAATTTACTTGAAATTTTAATTATGGTGGATGCATTGAAGCGTGCTAGTGCAGAATCTGTCAATGTTGTTATGCCCTACTATGGCTATGCACGTCAGGATAGAAAAGCGCGCGCGCGTGAGCCAATCACAGCAAAACTCGTTGCAAACATGCTAGAAGTTGCTGGGGTAGATCGTTTGTTGACGATTGATTTGCACGCTGCACAGATTCAGGGATTCTTTGATATTCCTGTAGATCACTTGATGGGTGCTCCATTGATTGCGGACTATTTTGAACGTCGTGGCATGGTCGGCTCTGACTACGTGGTTGTCAGTCCAGACCATGGTGGGGTGACTCGTGCTCGTAAATTGGCAGAGTTTTTGAAAACTCCGATTGCGATTATTGACAAACGCCGTAGTGTAGATAAGATGAATACCAGTGAAGTGATGAACATCATTGGTAAGGTAGAAGGTAAGACTTGTATCTTGATTGACGATATGATCGATACAGCTGGAACCATTTGTCATGCAGCGGATGCTCTTGCTGAAGCAGGTGCTGTTGAAGTTTACGCAAGCTGTACGCACCCAGTACTTTCTGGTCCTGCTATGGATAATATCCAAAAATCAGCTATTAAAAAATTGGTTGTTTTGGATACTATCTACCTACCAGAAGAGCGTTTGATTGATAAGATTGAACAAATTTCGATTGCTCATCTTCTGGGCGATGCTATTATCCGTATTCACGAAAAACGTCCTCTTTCTCCCCTATTTTGTATTGAGAAAAAGATTTAA
- the tadA gene encoding tRNA adenosine(34) deaminase TadA: MNYTVEEKEAFMREALREAEIALEHDEIPIGCVIVKDGEIIGRGHNAREELQRAVMHAEIMAIENANVSEESWRLLDCTLFVTIEPCVMCSGAIGLARIPKVVYGAKNQKFGAAGSLYAILTDERLNHRVEVETGVLESECVAIMQDFFRNRRKK; the protein is encoded by the coding sequence ATGAATTATACAGTTGAAGAAAAAGAAGCCTTTATGAGAGAGGCTTTGAGAGAGGCTGAGATTGCCTTAGAACACGATGAAATTCCAATTGGTTGTGTGATTGTCAAGGATGGAGAAATCATTGGTAGGGGGCATAATGCGCGCGAGGAGTTGCAACGGGCGGTCATGCATGCAGAAATCATGGCTATAGAGAATGCGAACGTGAGTGAAGAAAGTTGGCGCCTGCTTGATTGTACGCTTTTTGTGACCATTGAGCCTTGTGTCATGTGTAGCGGGGCGATTGGGCTAGCTCGTATACCAAAGGTGGTCTATGGGGCTAAAAATCAGAAATTTGGTGCAGCTGGAAGTTTGTACGCTATTTTGACAGATGAGCGTCTCAATCATCGTGTAGAGGTTGAAACGGGAGTTTTGGAGAGTGAGTGTGTAGCGATTATGCAGGACTTTTTCCGAAATCGACGGAAAAAATAA
- a CDS encoding histidine phosphatase family protein yields MACELVDLDRQGIKMKIVFVRHGEPDYRELEERSYTGFGMDLAPLSEKGRQQVQELCQNPLLQSADLLVTSAVTRALETASYVVRATCLPLRVEPLLHEWQVYESGIENFEKARTLFLENKGELLPNSPIQYETAEEMKARFLETMIKYRDYQTVLVVAHRMLMRQFVPNEKIDFCQVIECEIEI; encoded by the coding sequence ATGGCGTGCGAACTGGTGGATTTGGATCGACAGGGCATTAAGATGAAGATTGTCTTTGTACGTCATGGGGAGCCAGATTACCGTGAGTTAGAGGAACGTTCTTATACAGGTTTTGGGATGGATTTAGCACCTTTATCTGAGAAAGGACGGCAACAAGTTCAGGAACTTTGCCAAAATCCCTTGCTACAATCAGCTGATTTGCTAGTAACTTCAGCAGTGACAAGGGCTTTAGAAACTGCATCTTATGTGGTTCGTGCTACTTGCCTTCCTTTGAGGGTGGAGCCTTTGTTACACGAATGGCAGGTTTACGAAAGTGGCATAGAGAATTTTGAAAAAGCACGTACTCTGTTTTTAGAAAACAAGGGGGAGTTGCTTCCTAATAGTCCTATTCAGTATGAGACAGCTGAAGAGATGAAGGCGCGTTTTTTGGAAACTATGATAAAGTACCGAGACTACCAGACAGTTCTAGTGGTAGCTCATCGAATGCTCATGCGTCAGTTTGTGCCAAATGAGAAGATTGATTTTTGCCAAGTGATTGAGTGTGAGATAGAGATTTAG
- a CDS encoding CoA-binding protein has product MSQEFINPSDGVIRQYLETSKTLAVVGLSDREETTSNRVTKEMQARGYKIIPVNPKAAGGEILGEKAYASLAEIPFPVDIVNVYRRSEFLPDVARDFLKADAKIFWAQLGLESLEAEEILRAGGCDDIVMNRCIKREHTRLILEQ; this is encoded by the coding sequence ATGAGTCAAGAATTTATCAATCCAAGTGATGGTGTGATCCGTCAGTATCTGGAGACCAGTAAAACGTTAGCGGTAGTGGGCCTGTCTGACCGTGAGGAAACAACTAGTAATCGAGTGACCAAGGAAATGCAAGCTCGGGGCTATAAAATCATTCCAGTTAATCCCAAGGCTGCAGGTGGGGAAATCTTGGGAGAGAAGGCTTATGCGAGTCTAGCTGAGATTCCTTTTCCTGTGGACATTGTCAATGTATACCGACGTAGCGAGTTTTTACCAGATGTAGCGCGTGATTTTCTCAAGGCTGATGCCAAGATTTTTTGGGCACAACTGGGACTTGAAAGCCTAGAAGCGGAAGAAATCTTGCGTGCTGGAGGATGCGATGACATCGTGATGAATCGCTGTATTAAGAGAGAACATACTCGCTTAATTCTTGAGCAATAA
- a CDS encoding adenylosuccinate synthase, which yields MTSVVVVGTQWGDEGKGKITDFLSANAEVIARYQGGDNAGHTIVIDGKKFKLHLIPSGIFFPEKISVIGNGMVVNPKSLVKELSYLHEEGVTTDNLRISDRAHVILPYHIELDRLQEEAKGDNKIGTTIKGIGPAYMDKAARVGIRIADLLDKDIFRERLERNLAEKNRLFEKLYDSTPISVDDIFEEYYEYGQQIKQYVTDTSVILNDALDNGKRVLFEGAQGVMLDIDQGTYPFVTSSNPVAGGVTIGSGVGPSKIDKVVGVCKAYTSRVGDGPFPTELFDEVGDRIREVGHEYGTTTGRPRRVGWFDSVVMRHSRRVSGITNLSLNSIDVLSGLDTVKICVAYDLDGQRIDYYPASLEQLKRCKPIYEELPGWSEDITGVRNLEDLPENARNYVRRVSELVGVRISTFSVGPGREQTNILESVWS from the coding sequence ATGACTTCAGTTGTTGTTGTAGGTACCCAGTGGGGTGATGAAGGTAAAGGGAAAATTACAGATTTTCTTTCAGCTAATGCAGAAGTGATTGCTCGTTATCAAGGTGGTGACAATGCTGGTCACACGATTGTGATTGATGGTAAGAAATTTAAGTTGCACTTGATTCCGTCAGGTATTTTCTTCCCTGAAAAGATCTCTGTCATTGGGAATGGGATGGTCGTGAACCCAAAATCTCTTGTGAAAGAGTTGAGTTATCTTCATGAGGAAGGTGTGACAACTGATAACTTGCGTATTTCTGATCGGGCGCATGTTATTTTGCCTTATCACATTGAGTTGGATCGCTTGCAGGAAGAAGCTAAGGGTGACAATAAGATTGGTACTACAATCAAGGGAATCGGTCCAGCATATATGGACAAGGCTGCTCGTGTTGGAATTCGTATTGCGGATCTTTTGGATAAGGATATTTTCCGTGAACGTTTGGAACGTAATCTTGCGGAAAAGAATCGTTTGTTTGAAAAATTATATGATAGCACCCCTATTTCAGTTGACGATATTTTTGAAGAATACTATGAGTATGGTCAACAAATCAAGCAATACGTGACAGATACATCTGTTATCTTGAATGATGCGCTTGATAATGGCAAACGTGTGCTGTTTGAAGGTGCGCAAGGTGTTATGCTAGATATCGACCAAGGTACGTATCCATTTGTTACTTCTTCAAACCCTGTCGCTGGTGGTGTGACAATTGGGTCTGGTGTTGGTCCAAGTAAGATTGACAAGGTTGTAGGTGTCTGTAAAGCCTACACAAGTCGTGTAGGAGACGGACCTTTCCCAACTGAATTATTTGATGAAGTGGGAGATCGCATCCGTGAAGTAGGTCATGAATACGGTACAACAACTGGCCGTCCACGTCGTGTGGGTTGGTTTGACTCAGTTGTGATGCGCCACAGCCGCCGTGTATCTGGGATTACCAATCTTTCATTGAACTCTATAGATGTTTTGAGTGGTTTGGATACTGTGAAAATCTGTGTGGCCTATGATCTTGATGGTCAACGTATTGATTACTATCCTGCTAGTCTTGAGCAGTTGAAACGCTGCAAGCCAATCTACGAGGAATTGCCAGGTTGGTCAGAAGACATCACTGGAGTTCGTAATTTGGAAGACCTTCCTGAGAATGCACGTAACTATGTTCGTCGTGTAAGTGAGTTGGTTGGTGTTCGTATCTCAACTTTCTCAGTAGGACCTGGTCGTGAACAAACTAATATTTTAGAAAGTGTTTGGTCATAG
- a CDS encoding YeiH family protein, which yields MSFLSKNGAGILACLLISIVSWFLGGFFPVVGAPVFAIFAGMLLHPWLSPYKQLDAGLTFSSKKLLQYAVILLGFGLNISQVFAVGQTSLPVILSTISISLIVAYLFQRFFALDTKLATLIGVGSSICGGSAIAATAPVIHAKEKEVAQAISVIFFFNVLAALIFPTLGTWLHLSNDGFALFAGTAVNDTSSVTATASSWDSLYQTNTLESATIVKLTRTLAIIPITLFLSYWQSRQQENKQGVQLKKVFPLFILYFILASLLTTLLTSLGVSSSFFTPLKQLSKFLIIMAMSAIGLKTNLIAMVKSSGKSILLGALCWIAIILTSLGMQALIGTL from the coding sequence ATGTCATTTTTATCAAAAAATGGAGCAGGCATCTTGGCTTGCCTTCTCATTTCTATCGTATCTTGGTTCCTGGGAGGATTTTTCCCCGTCGTGGGTGCACCTGTCTTTGCAATTTTTGCTGGAATGCTCCTCCACCCCTGGCTCTCACCCTACAAACAACTAGACGCAGGTTTGACCTTTAGTTCCAAGAAATTACTCCAGTATGCCGTTATCTTACTCGGTTTTGGTCTCAATATCTCGCAAGTCTTCGCAGTTGGACAAACTTCACTCCCTGTCATCCTTTCCACCATTTCGATTTCCTTAATCGTTGCCTACCTCTTCCAACGTTTCTTTGCGCTAGACACAAAACTAGCTACCTTGATTGGAGTGGGGTCTTCTATCTGTGGCGGCTCTGCCATTGCTGCGACAGCGCCCGTTATCCATGCCAAGGAAAAAGAAGTTGCCCAAGCCATTTCCGTTATCTTTTTCTTCAATGTCTTGGCTGCACTCATCTTTCCAACCCTAGGAACCTGGCTTCACTTATCCAATGATGGCTTCGCCCTCTTTGCAGGAACTGCGGTCAATGATACTTCTTCTGTAACGGCTACCGCCAGCTCCTGGGACAGTCTTTATCAGACCAATACCCTTGAATCTGCAACCATTGTGAAACTCACGCGCACCTTAGCAATCATTCCCATCACTCTCTTTCTCTCCTACTGGCAAAGTCGCCAGCAAGAAAATAAACAAGGCGTACAACTGAAAAAAGTTTTCCCACTTTTTATCCTTTATTTTATCCTGGCCTCTCTCTTAACGACTCTCCTTACCTCTCTCGGTGTGTCTAGTAGCTTCTTTACCCCTCTCAAACAACTCTCCAAATTCCTCATTATCATGGCCATGAGTGCTATTGGTCTCAAAACCAATCTGATTGCCATGGTCAAATCCAGCGGTAAATCCATTCTTCTTGGAGCCCTTTGCTGGATTGCCATCATCCTCACCAGTCTTGGCATGCAAGCATTGATTGGTACTTTATAA
- the abpA gene encoding amylase-binding adhesin AbpA yields MKKVLLSSVAALAVFSAAAPAFADINGGANTPGAYDSREAYENQSEFVSARTVEEYLSAHAAEIKAQAAADPAVVAAKKEFDAVEGGSHLYGEKKAAYEAAYNTAFLNVRNEYVQKFQEVQNSAKKAEGKYYILNETPEQKNARYEKEHGKAAADQAAPGQAAPGQAAADKPSAKPEEGKPGVADQAKKSAEAAKKAGVDAKAGQKALPKTHAAK; encoded by the coding sequence ATGAAAAAAGTTTTATTGTCATCAGTAGCAGCTCTTGCAGTATTTTCTGCAGCAGCCCCAGCGTTTGCAGATATCAATGGTGGAGCTAACACTCCTGGAGCATATGATTCACGTGAAGCATATGAAAACCAATCTGAATTTGTAAGTGCTCGTACAGTTGAAGAGTACCTTAGCGCTCATGCAGCAGAAATCAAAGCTCAAGCAGCAGCTGATCCAGCAGTTGTAGCAGCTAAGAAAGAATTTGATGCTGTCGAAGGTGGATCACACCTTTATGGTGAAAAGAAAGCAGCTTATGAGGCAGCTTACAATACTGCATTCTTGAATGTACGTAATGAATATGTACAAAAATTCCAAGAAGTTCAAAATTCAGCGAAGAAAGCTGAAGGTAAATACTACATCTTGAACGAAACTCCAGAACAAAAGAATGCTCGTTACGAGAAAGAACATGGTAAAGCAGCAGCTGATCAAGCAGCACCTGGTCAAGCAGCACCTGGTCAAGCAGCAGCTGATAAGCCATCAGCTAAACCTGAAGAAGGTAAACCAGGTGTAGCTGATCAAGCTAAAAAATCTGCTGAAGCAGCTAAAAAAGCTGGTGTAGATGCAAAAGCTGGTCAAAAAGCTCTTCCAAAAACACACGCTGCTAAATAA
- a CDS encoding pyridoxal phosphate-dependent aminotransferase: protein MDLTKRFNKQLDKIQVSLIRQFDQAISEIPGVLRLTLGEPDFTTPDHVKEAAKRAIDQNQSYYTGMSGLLTLRQAASDFVKEKYQLDYNPENEILVTIGATEALSATLTAILEEGDKVLLPAPAYPGYEPIVNLVGAEIVEIDTTENGFVLTPEMLEKAILEQGDKLKAVILNYPANPTGITYSREQLEALADVLRKYEIFVVCDEVYSELTYTGEAHVSLGTMLRDQAIIINGLSKSHAMTGWRLGFILAPANFTAQLIKSHQYLVTAANTMAQHAAVEALTAGKNDAEPMKKEYIQRRDYIIAKMTALGFEIIKPDGAFYIFAKIPAGYNQDSFAFLKDFAYKKAVAFIPGAAFGRYGEGYVRLSYAASMETIREAMKRLEEYMREA from the coding sequence ATGGACTTAACCAAGCGCTTTAATAAACAGTTAGACAAGATTCAAGTTTCCTTGATTCGCCAGTTTGATCAGGCTATTTCGGAGATTCCTGGGGTCTTGCGTTTGACCTTGGGGGAACCTGATTTTACAACGCCAGATCATGTCAAGGAGGCAGCCAAGCGAGCCATTGACCAGAACCAATCCTACTATACAGGGATGAGCGGTTTACTGACCTTGCGCCAGGCTGCTAGCGACTTTGTAAAAGAAAAATACCAGCTAGATTATAATCCTGAAAATGAAATTTTGGTTACAATTGGGGCGACAGAGGCTTTATCTGCTACTTTGACAGCTATTTTGGAAGAGGGAGACAAGGTGCTCTTGCCAGCTCCTGCCTATCCAGGCTATGAACCGATTGTCAATCTGGTTGGGGCAGAGATTGTCGAGATTGATACAACTGAAAATGGTTTTGTTTTGACCCCTGAGATGTTGGAAAAGGCCATTTTGGAGCAGGGTGACAAGCTCAAAGCTGTCATTCTCAACTATCCAGCCAATCCGACAGGAATTACCTATAGTCGGGAGCAGTTGGAAGCCTTGGCAGACGTTTTACGCAAGTATGAGATTTTTGTTGTCTGTGATGAGGTTTACTCAGAATTAACCTATACAGGCGAAGCCCATGTATCTCTGGGAACTATGCTGAGAGACCAGGCTATTATTATCAATGGCTTGTCTAAATCGCATGCCATGACTGGTTGGCGTTTAGGTTTTATCTTAGCACCAGCAAACTTCACAGCTCAACTCATCAAGAGTCACCAGTACTTGGTAACTGCCGCAAACACTATGGCTCAGCATGCTGCGGTGGAGGCTTTGACCGCTGGTAAAAACGACGCAGAGCCTATGAAGAAGGAATACATCCAGCGTCGAGATTATATCATCGCAAAGATGACTGCTCTTGGTTTTGAAATTATCAAACCAGACGGTGCCTTCTATATCTTTGCTAAGATTCCAGCGGGCTACAATCAAGACTCCTTTGCTTTTCTGAAGGATTTTGCCTATAAGAAGGCGGTTGCCTTTATCCCTGGTGCAGCCTTTGGACGTTACGGAGAAGGCTATGTGCGTCTGTCTTATGCAGCCAGCATGGAAACAATCAGAGAGGCCATGAAACGACTTGAGGAGTACATGAGAGAAGCATGA